The DNA region TCCCCCTTCCCCGCTTCCCCGGGGCTCCACCGCACCCTGCCCCCATCCACCCGAAAGGCCAGGTCCGGGGCCTCGAAGGGCAGCGCCGCCCCGGGGACGAACTCCCTCTTGCCCCAGCGGCCCACGAAGGCCCCCCGGAGGGCCCACTCCAGCCGGTTCCTCTCCAGCCACCGATCGGGATCCCGGCGGTCCTCCCCGGGCTCCTGGTCCAGGAAGAACTGGCCCCTCACCTCCCGGAATGCCATGGCACCCCGGGGAGTGAGGCGGAAGGCACCGCCCGGGAGAGGCTCCAGGAGCCCCTCCCGGGTGAGACGGTAAACCCCGGCGGGGTCCTCCCCGGCCCTCCGGATCAGTTCCAGGTCCCACACCGGATGTCCCCGGTCGAACAAAAGGAGCAGCGACTCCCAGCCCATCCTACCGCCCCCCCTTGGGGTGCTTCAGGGAGCTCCCCAGCACCTCCACCTCCCGCCGCCAGGTGCCGCTGGGGTAGGTCCTCTCCACCCGCCCCTCGGGGAGCAGCTTGATGACCCGGACCGGGGCGGAGCCGTCCCCTTCAAGCCGCAGGACCACCCGGTCCCGCTGGGGGAACAGCACGTAGGTCCAGCCGGACAGGGACGATACGGGCCCCCCGTAGGGGGTGCCGTCGGGTCTCAGCACCTTCACCCGAGCCCCGGGCCCCACCGCCGCAAGGCACTGGCCGCTGCCCTTAAGGTACCCCGACACCAGGGCCTCCGCCGCCGCCCCCTTCTGGAGCATGGCCCCCAGGGCCTCCAGGGCCTGGACGGTGGGCTTGGACCTCCTGCCCAGCTCCTGCCCCGCCTCCATGGCCCCCTTGGGCAGGGACGCCATGGCCCAACCCACCGCGGCGGGATCGAAGGCCCCGTTTAGGCCGTAGAGGAACTGCCACTCCGGAGGCAGCTCCGTCTCCTTCAGGTTCAGGCGGAACCGCACCGGGGTCAGCGCACCCCCCAGGGCGCTGGACCGGAACCCGAGCGACACGGTCACGTCCCCGGACACCACGTCCCCGGGGAGCACGAAGCCCAGCTCCCGGTGGTCCATGGGGAACACCCGCTCTCCCACCTCCGCCGCCCCGGATAGCCTCACCGCATCCCCCTGGATCCCCATGACCATCCCGAGGTCAAGGGAGGGGTGCAGGGGATCATAGGCCTCCACCCGGACCAGCCTTGGCATACCCCGGATCGCCATGGGCACCTGGAGGCTCCGGGCCTCCACCCGCATCCCCAGGTCGAACTCCCCCCGGAAGACCTCGACTCCCCCCTCCTGGGCCACCACCGCCTCCCGGACGGGGGAAACCTCCATGGGTCCCCGGTAGGTGTAGGTGATCTCCACCGAGTCCCCCTTGGCCAAGGAGATCTCAAGCGCCTCGCCGGATACCCCCTTGGCGCTCAGGGTGGCATCTCCGCTGGAGGGGTAGATCACGTAGGTGCCATCCCTTGGGGCCACCAGGACCAGCCGGTTCACCGCCCCGGGCACCGCCGGTATGGCGGGAAGGTAGGACCTGAAGTCCCCCCAGGCCCACCCGGGCACCAGCAGCCCCAGGGCCAGGGCCAGAAGCCCCGCCCGGATCCTAAGACGTATCATCTTCCATCACCCTCCTTGTGCTTCAGGGCCTCCATCAGCTCCGATAGCCCCGGATACAGGGGATCCAGCTTCATCAGGGCCTCCGCCCTCTCCCGGGCCAGGTCAAGCCGGCCCAGCCCGAGGGCGGACCGGGCGGCGATGAGCAGCGCCCCCCTGGGGTCCCTTAATGACCCCAGGGCCTCCTGGGACCACTTGAGGGCCCCCTCCAGGTCCCCCTCCTGGAAGAGCCTCCGGGCCTTGGCCAGGGGCTCCTCCGCCGGCGGGGTCTCTGGACCGGGCCTTTGAGCCGGGGGGGCCTCAGGGATCTCCTCCCGCGCATCGCCCGGATGCTCTCCCTGGTCATCCCCCTGGGGGAACACAAGGGACGGAACCGATCGGTTTATGGACCTCAGCCCCGACTCGATGGCCCTCCTCCCCAGGGCCGTCAGTGCCCCCAGGGCCAGGAAGAGCCCCAAGAGGGCAGCCAACCCCAGGGTCCTCATGGGGACCGACTGGGCAAGCCCCCTCCCCCGGGATGTCAGATCCTCCATCAGGCTCCGGACGTCCCGGTAGCGCCTGTCGGGGTCCAGCTCAAGGGCCTTCAGGATGGCCCTCCTGCCCCTCCTGGGGACCCCGGGGGGGAACCTCAGCGCCTCCCCCCGGGTCCTGGCTGCCAGGTCCGGCGGGGGGAAGCCACAGACGCACCGGTAGAGGGTGGCCCCCAGGGCGTAGACGTCCGTCCAGGGCCCCTGGTGCCCCCCCTCCCCGTACTGCTCCGGCGGGGCGTAGCCGGGCTTGAGGACCGCCGAGGAGCTCAACGTCACCAGGCTGACCCGGGCGGCGCCGAAGTCGATAAGGGTGCAGCGCCGATCTTTCGAGACCATCACGTTCTCGGGGCTGACATCCCGATGCAGGCATCCCAGGGCGTGCACCCGGTCCAACGCCTCCATGACGGGGCCCAATAGCTCCAGCGCCTCATCGAGGGGGATCCTGCCCCCTCGCTCTTCCAGAAACTCCCGAAGGGTGCGGCCCTCCACGTAGGTCATCACCATGTAGGCGGTGCCGTTGGCCCTGAAGTAGTCCCGGACGGAGACTATCCCGTCGATGCCCTGGAGCCTTGCCAGGGTCCTGGCCTCCTCCAGGAACCGGCCCATGCCCTCCTCGAAGGGCTCCTCCTCCCCGGGGGGGCAGTAGACCGTGCCGTCCGGGGCCCGGAAGGCCAGCCCCATGGGGAAGTACTCCTTAACCGCCAGCTTCAGCTCCAGCACCCGGTCCCAGGCCACGTAGGTGATACCGAACCCCCCCCGGCCCAGGAGGGATCCGATCCTGTAGCGGTCCATGAGCACCGATCCCACCGGCAGGCGTATGTCCCGTATGTCCCGGTCCACGACTACCGCCCTCAAAGGATCACCAACGCCAGGGTGGCGTTGTCCTGGTAGGGCCTGCCCTGGGCCTCCACCTCCTGGAGGATCCCCCTGGCATCGCTTCCCCGGGACAGCGCCATGGCGATCCGGTCCTCATGGAGCGACCGGTAGACCCCGTCGGAAACCACCAGGACCCCCTCCCCTGCCTCCAGCGGTAGCGGCGCCTCCGAGGTAGAGATCTCGGTCAGGTTCTCTATGCCTATGAAGCTGGTTATCATCTCCCCCGCGGGCCCCGGGACCGGACCGCGCCCCAGGAGGACCATCTCGGAGGA from Thermanaerovibrio acidaminovorans DSM 6589 includes:
- a CDS encoding serine/threonine protein kinase; this encodes MDRDIRDIRLPVGSVLMDRYRIGSLLGRGGFGITYVAWDRVLELKLAVKEYFPMGLAFRAPDGTVYCPPGEEEPFEEGMGRFLEEARTLARLQGIDGIVSVRDYFRANGTAYMVMTYVEGRTLREFLEERGGRIPLDEALELLGPVMEALDRVHALGCLHRDVSPENVMVSKDRRCTLIDFGAARVSLVTLSSSAVLKPGYAPPEQYGEGGHQGPWTDVYALGATLYRCVCGFPPPDLAARTRGEALRFPPGVPRRGRRAILKALELDPDRRYRDVRSLMEDLTSRGRGLAQSVPMRTLGLAALLGLFLALGALTALGRRAIESGLRSINRSVPSLVFPQGDDQGEHPGDAREEIPEAPPAQRPGPETPPAEEPLAKARRLFQEGDLEGALKWSQEALGSLRDPRGALLIAARSALGLGRLDLARERAEALMKLDPLYPGLSELMEALKHKEGDGR